From the genome of Roseiconus lacunae, one region includes:
- a CDS encoding alpha/beta hydrolase: protein MDSVRSSQRLKRYVGALISRKAGLIATIIVLVGVWTSWGIGSRLVAPARQVIGQPPIEFEASTIEFESDSGALIRGWHLRPANSQGIIVLLHGIRSSRRMMLDRARMLYEAGFASLLIDLQSHGESSGEAITFGARERFDATAAVRIAKQIHPGQPIGVIGVSLGGASAILASPLVVDAMVVESVYGDIRRAVHNRVEARLGPLSPLASSVLLYQLRYRLGIDPSELRPIDRIAKVGCPVMVISGSDDIHTTADETRALFAAANEPKSLWLVEGATHVDLYKAEPHEYRERVLEFLFRSMEKPAR from the coding sequence ATGGATTCAGTACGATCTTCCCAGCGATTGAAACGATATGTCGGTGCCTTGATTTCCAGAAAAGCCGGCCTGATCGCGACTATTATCGTCTTGGTCGGTGTATGGACTTCGTGGGGAATTGGCAGTCGATTGGTCGCTCCGGCTCGACAGGTGATTGGTCAACCACCAATTGAATTCGAAGCGTCGACGATCGAATTTGAAAGTGATTCTGGCGCGCTCATCCGAGGTTGGCATCTGCGACCAGCGAATTCACAAGGTATCATCGTACTCCTACATGGGATACGCAGTTCGCGGCGAATGATGCTCGATCGTGCCCGAATGCTCTATGAAGCAGGCTTTGCATCTCTTCTGATTGACTTGCAATCGCACGGCGAAAGTTCTGGAGAGGCAATCACGTTTGGTGCCCGTGAACGGTTTGATGCGACGGCCGCGGTAAGGATCGCAAAACAGATCCACCCGGGGCAACCGATCGGAGTGATCGGTGTATCACTTGGCGGTGCGTCGGCGATTCTCGCGTCGCCGCTGGTCGTCGATGCGATGGTGGTCGAATCGGTGTACGGAGATATTCGCAGGGCGGTGCACAATCGCGTTGAAGCAAGGCTGGGGCCGTTGTCTCCTTTGGCATCGTCAGTCTTGCTCTATCAATTGCGATATCGATTGGGGATCGACCCAAGCGAACTTCGGCCGATCGATCGCATTGCAAAGGTTGGTTGCCCGGTCATGGTAATCTCGGGATCGGATGACATTCATACGACGGCTGACGAAACACGAGCACTCTTTGCCGCGGCTAATGAACCTAAATCACTGTGGTTGGTCGAAGGGGCGACGCATGTCGATTTGTATAAAGCCGAGCCACACGAATATCGCGAACGCGTGCTTGAGTTCCTTTTTCGTTCAATGGAAAAGCCTGCGCGATGA
- a CDS encoding DUF1579 domain-containing protein: MNLSRQLYTFVLGIALLQLGILDSQSLAQFPTAGPEYDIFKEDIGEWDVEITSFFTGAPVVTKGTETNEMLGDFWLITSFEGEMLGQKFKGRGSTGYDDKTKQYVGTWIDSLSPGMMHLKGDYDKEKKTLTLTGMAPGMDGNPAKHRMTTVYEDGQRVTMMYITPEGGDESPFMKLVYKKRGRSANN, from the coding sequence ATGAATCTTTCACGTCAACTCTACACGTTCGTTCTCGGAATCGCATTGCTACAACTCGGAATCTTGGATTCTCAGTCACTCGCACAGTTTCCTACCGCAGGCCCAGAATACGATATTTTCAAAGAAGATATTGGGGAGTGGGATGTCGAAATTACCAGTTTCTTTACCGGGGCCCCGGTGGTGACGAAAGGCACGGAAACGAATGAAATGCTCGGCGATTTCTGGTTGATTACCAGCTTTGAGGGTGAAATGCTTGGGCAAAAATTTAAAGGCCGCGGAAGCACCGGCTATGATGACAAAACGAAGCAATACGTTGGAACTTGGATCGACTCTTTAAGCCCTGGCATGATGCACTTGAAAGGTGACTACGACAAGGAAAAGAAGACGTTGACGCTTACTGGAATGGCTCCAGGCATGGATGGCAATCCTGCGAAACACAGGATGACCACGGTTTACGAGGACGGGCAACGCGTGACAATGATGTACATCACACCTGAAGGCGGTGATGAATCGCCGTTTATGAAGTTGGTCTACAAAAAGCGAGGACGGTCAGCAAACAATTGA
- a CDS encoding mechanosensitive ion channel family protein, producing the protein MRLLPSSLLAGAIFTFALLLSPSVARSQENETSETAGEGDAYVAMTTTDPWIAVDKLQILVRPLTKGELQVEADAWFKLLRAKAAQVSAARLGAKKVTEALGTKDQSVAEEQVRQAESIVDLASKKVEQAQKEVSVDTTLKTDEVVSAEGGNTENASTDDAATENPSPESVPIEDSDEAASTNSETAVPSTNVKTVRDQLLKSVTTLQSERTALADRLTVVLASLELKGGEVKEYRDYIYAISGIELDTTDVTSAWSGVVGWLRSKEGGQRWAWNMVRFFTILLITWIVAKIVARIVNWLLDRKIRLSQLAERLISQTIKNVVFAIGFAVALTALEIDITPIVAAIGATGLVIGLALQGTLSNFASGLMILINRPFDVGHVVSAGGITGTIDQMNLVSTRFRTFDNQTIYVPNNEIWNNVITNITANENRRVDLEFGIGYDDDFEEAEAIIKDIVVNHELVLSDPEPVVVTHALADSSVNIVCRPWAKTSDWWKVKTDVTRAVKKRFDEAGISIPYPQQDVHIHQVSPAK; encoded by the coding sequence ATGAGACTTTTGCCATCCAGCCTTCTTGCGGGGGCCATCTTCACCTTCGCCCTTCTCCTTTCGCCCTCGGTCGCTCGATCTCAGGAGAACGAAACTTCGGAAACCGCTGGCGAAGGCGATGCCTATGTGGCAATGACCACCACCGATCCATGGATTGCCGTCGATAAATTACAAATTCTTGTACGCCCTCTCACCAAAGGTGAACTGCAAGTCGAAGCGGACGCCTGGTTTAAACTGCTTCGCGCGAAAGCGGCACAGGTTTCAGCCGCCCGACTTGGTGCCAAGAAAGTCACCGAAGCGCTTGGTACTAAAGACCAATCGGTGGCCGAGGAGCAAGTGCGCCAAGCCGAGTCGATCGTTGACCTTGCGTCTAAGAAAGTCGAGCAAGCCCAAAAGGAAGTGAGCGTAGATACCACGCTGAAAACCGATGAAGTCGTCTCCGCCGAAGGCGGCAATACCGAAAACGCGTCAACAGACGACGCTGCTACAGAAAACCCAAGCCCAGAATCGGTTCCCATTGAGGACAGCGACGAAGCTGCCTCAACGAATTCCGAAACAGCGGTACCAAGCACGAATGTCAAAACCGTGCGAGATCAGTTACTGAAAAGCGTTACGACTCTACAAAGCGAGCGAACGGCATTGGCAGATCGATTAACTGTGGTACTCGCTTCGCTTGAGCTAAAGGGCGGAGAAGTCAAAGAGTACCGTGATTACATCTATGCGATCTCGGGAATCGAACTCGATACCACCGATGTCACATCGGCTTGGAGCGGCGTTGTCGGTTGGCTGCGTTCCAAGGAAGGCGGGCAACGCTGGGCGTGGAATATGGTTCGGTTCTTCACCATCCTTTTAATCACGTGGATCGTTGCCAAAATCGTCGCTCGGATCGTCAATTGGTTGCTCGATCGGAAAATTCGATTGTCACAATTGGCCGAGCGTTTGATCTCACAGACGATCAAGAATGTGGTCTTTGCGATCGGATTTGCGGTTGCCTTAACGGCCTTAGAGATTGATATCACACCAATCGTTGCTGCGATCGGTGCGACCGGGCTTGTCATCGGTCTGGCCTTGCAAGGCACGCTCAGTAATTTCGCTTCCGGATTGATGATCTTGATTAACCGCCCCTTCGATGTCGGCCACGTCGTTAGCGCCGGTGGAATCACAGGAACGATCGACCAGATGAATTTAGTCTCGACGCGTTTTCGAACGTTTGACAACCAAACGATTTACGTCCCTAACAATGAGATCTGGAACAACGTAATCACCAACATCACCGCGAACGAAAACCGACGCGTGGATTTAGAATTTGGAATCGGCTACGACGACGATTTCGAAGAAGCCGAAGCAATTATCAAAGACATCGTTGTCAATCACGAATTGGTGCTCAGCGATCCCGAGCCCGTCGTCGTCACGCATGCACTCGCCGATTCATCGGTCAACATCGTTTGCCGACCATGGGCGAAGACCAGTGATTGGTGGAAGGTAAAAACCGATGTCACCCGAGCGGTTAAAAAGCGGTTTGATGAAGCCGGAATTTCGATTCCATACCCACAACAAGACGTGCATATTCATCAGGTCTCGCCAGCCAAATGA
- a CDS encoding TolC family protein, with protein MPEIYQWNNGAAFGKGIPSDRTPEVTHKLAPDSVERSSIAGLVRKASFSQNTGTEIPQNDNSVLESDSPEAIKSASDQVAGLIDTEVGMTEPAINFDPVANSAQLPHAAFYSDPYLLSLIVETIEGNQHLKILSEEIRIASNETYARSGEYRPFVTLGAGAGFEKPGRHTREGAVEHQLEVAPGRGFPDPLGDFGVGANVSWELDIWHQLRNSQRAAALRYLATAQGRNYILTRVVADVAEDYYRLLALDKQIEILDATVDIQQQSLRIAQAKKDAGRGTELAVQRFRAEVQKNLSERSLIQQEIVETENRINFLAGRYPQQVGRSQTDFIDLNLTTLEAGVPSELLLHRPDIREAERRVAAAGLDVRVARARFYPSLSLTAGLGWNAFSTGYLFRTPESLVYGLAGELVGPLINKRAIQADYCSANSAQLQAIYDYQQTVLEAHIEVVNEITKVENIRQSLELKKSQLTALEASVDAANKLFQNARAEYVEVLLAQRELMEARMEIVETKQEQLSAIVNAYQALGGGAF; from the coding sequence ATGCCAGAAATCTACCAATGGAACAATGGCGCGGCGTTTGGAAAAGGCATTCCTTCCGACAGAACGCCGGAAGTCACCCACAAACTAGCTCCAGATTCGGTTGAACGTTCTTCGATTGCCGGATTGGTCCGAAAGGCAAGCTTTTCCCAAAACACTGGGACCGAAATTCCTCAAAACGATAACTCGGTACTAGAGTCAGATTCGCCGGAAGCAATCAAGAGTGCGAGTGATCAGGTTGCCGGCTTGATCGATACCGAAGTTGGCATGACCGAGCCAGCCATCAATTTTGACCCCGTAGCGAACTCGGCCCAGCTGCCGCACGCGGCATTCTACAGCGATCCATATTTGCTGAGTCTGATCGTCGAAACAATCGAGGGAAATCAGCATCTAAAGATCTTGTCAGAAGAGATTCGAATCGCCTCCAACGAAACCTACGCTCGCAGCGGAGAATATCGTCCTTTCGTCACTCTCGGTGCGGGGGCTGGATTCGAGAAACCCGGCAGACACACGCGTGAAGGTGCTGTCGAACATCAACTTGAAGTCGCTCCCGGTCGAGGCTTTCCCGATCCCCTGGGTGATTTTGGTGTCGGGGCCAACGTTTCCTGGGAACTTGATATCTGGCATCAACTGCGAAATTCCCAACGCGCCGCTGCACTCCGATACTTGGCTACCGCGCAAGGTAGGAACTATATCCTCACCCGCGTCGTCGCTGATGTTGCGGAAGATTACTACCGCTTATTGGCACTCGATAAACAAATCGAGATCCTTGATGCGACGGTCGACATCCAGCAACAAAGCTTGCGTATTGCTCAAGCGAAAAAGGATGCCGGACGAGGGACCGAGCTTGCCGTCCAACGCTTCCGAGCGGAGGTACAGAAAAATCTCAGCGAACGATCATTGATTCAACAAGAGATTGTCGAAACCGAAAACCGCATCAATTTTCTCGCCGGACGCTACCCGCAACAAGTCGGGCGAAGCCAAACAGACTTCATCGATTTAAACCTGACGACGTTGGAAGCGGGTGTACCGAGTGAACTACTACTCCACCGCCCAGATATTCGTGAGGCAGAGCGGCGCGTTGCCGCGGCAGGTCTAGACGTCCGTGTAGCGCGGGCTAGGTTTTATCCGTCGCTCAGTCTGACCGCTGGATTGGGTTGGAATGCGTTCAGTACGGGGTACCTATTTCGAACACCTGAATCATTGGTCTATGGATTAGCGGGAGAACTGGTCGGTCCCCTAATCAACAAACGGGCAATCCAAGCGGACTACTGCAGCGCCAATTCGGCGCAGCTTCAAGCAATCTACGACTATCAGCAAACCGTTTTAGAAGCCCACATCGAAGTGGTCAATGAGATCACCAAGGTTGAGAATATCCGGCAAAGTCTCGAGTTAAAAAAGTCACAACTAACTGCACTGGAAGCCTCCGTTGATGCGGCCAATAAGTTGTTCCAGAACGCGCGAGCCGAGTACGTCGAGGTACTTCTGGCACAACGAGAATTGATGGAAGCACGGATGGAAATTGTTGAAACCAAGCAAGAGCAATTGTCGGCAATCGTCAACGCTTACCAAGCGCTCGGTGGCGGTGCGTTCTAA
- a CDS encoding cupin domain-containing protein: MPIPSRFQPVHLSAEQWLNQSDPPRGVQEGKPFGTNCVVIRYSTDVVGEGPKLHVHPYDELFHIVQGRAEFTVGEETFVAEEGALVIGPANLPHAYKNLGPGRLDSVDIHLNDEWIQYDLPSD; the protein is encoded by the coding sequence ATGCCGATTCCATCGCGATTCCAGCCCGTACATCTTTCAGCCGAGCAGTGGTTGAATCAATCCGATCCGCCACGTGGGGTTCAAGAAGGAAAGCCATTTGGAACAAACTGTGTCGTGATTCGGTATAGTACCGATGTGGTGGGGGAGGGTCCGAAACTGCATGTGCATCCGTACGACGAGCTTTTCCATATTGTCCAGGGACGCGCTGAATTTACAGTCGGCGAGGAAACGTTTGTCGCCGAGGAAGGGGCACTGGTTATCGGTCCGGCAAATTTGCCACATGCCTACAAGAATCTTGGGCCGGGACGTTTGGACTCGGTCGATATCCACTTGAACGACGAATGGATTCAGTACGATCTTCCCAGCGATTGA
- a CDS encoding polysaccharide lyase: MPTRFTIFLFGFASLFNLQSSLNAQENSPKDQPIFECDFDSEQWWRAWGLRQPPKRVAVVDSDDRLGFKPHLGRALRIRVDEGGHYGVSLEYRFAKQLGSEPEEIYFRYYLRLASDWSPKYGGKFPGIGGTYGRAGWGGRKVDGTDGWSARGLFGGLKGGKTPIGYYCYHADMPGKYGENWYWDRGGFPGLERNRWYCIEQYVKLNTPGMNDGVLRAWVDDQLVYEKADVRMRQVDELKIETIWINVYYGGSWTAPADYHLFIDDVAIGKTRIGTSTNFR; the protein is encoded by the coding sequence ATGCCCACTCGTTTCACAATCTTTCTTTTCGGGTTCGCGTCGCTTTTCAACCTTCAATCTTCATTGAATGCTCAGGAGAATTCGCCGAAAGATCAGCCAATCTTCGAATGCGACTTCGATAGCGAGCAGTGGTGGCGAGCTTGGGGCCTACGGCAGCCTCCGAAGAGAGTCGCGGTCGTTGACTCTGATGATCGACTAGGGTTCAAACCGCATCTTGGTCGCGCTCTGCGAATTCGAGTCGATGAGGGTGGGCATTACGGAGTCAGTTTGGAATACCGTTTTGCGAAGCAGTTGGGGTCCGAGCCGGAAGAAATTTACTTCCGCTATTATTTGCGCTTAGCATCCGATTGGAGTCCGAAGTACGGCGGGAAATTTCCGGGCATCGGAGGAACCTACGGACGTGCAGGTTGGGGAGGACGGAAGGTAGACGGGACGGATGGCTGGTCGGCAAGGGGGCTGTTCGGAGGGCTGAAAGGCGGAAAGACACCGATCGGTTATTACTGCTATCATGCTGACATGCCGGGAAAGTACGGCGAGAATTGGTATTGGGACCGTGGCGGATTCCCGGGCTTGGAAAGAAATCGCTGGTACTGTATCGAACAGTACGTCAAGCTGAACACGCCGGGCATGAATGATGGTGTGCTACGGGCTTGGGTCGACGACCAACTTGTTTACGAAAAGGCTGACGTCCGTATGCGCCAAGTTGACGAGCTAAAAATCGAAACCATTTGGATCAATGTCTATTACGGCGGAAGCTGGACTGCACCGGCCGATTATCATCTCTTCATTGATGACGTCGCGATTGGCAAAACGCGGATCGGAACATCAACGAATTTCCGGTAG
- a CDS encoding CAP domain-containing protein, translating into MTARLTLLFGLLFATSTFVFGGAFDEVNAWRRGAGLPQIAEDPAMTAFAQKKAEYRAARGLKNGHQGPSVPAGWTEGCGEATASWGWLTCATECDFQYGGAGIAIGRDGERYMVFVGRGGSGRALINPNRYPIIKTAHLSSPIKMLANNRSTRPGNASGIVSRPEIMNRPSTTISASQNATRTSSSAVVEKSSRRPKVACPNCGRIH; encoded by the coding sequence ATGACGGCACGTCTAACGCTACTATTTGGATTGCTTTTCGCGACATCAACGTTCGTTTTCGGCGGCGCATTTGACGAAGTAAACGCATGGCGCCGAGGTGCAGGACTTCCTCAAATAGCCGAGGATCCCGCGATGACGGCGTTCGCTCAGAAAAAGGCAGAGTACCGCGCGGCGCGTGGTCTGAAGAACGGGCATCAGGGACCATCTGTCCCAGCCGGCTGGACGGAAGGTTGCGGCGAAGCGACTGCGTCATGGGGTTGGCTGACGTGTGCGACAGAATGTGACTTTCAATACGGAGGCGCAGGGATCGCAATCGGACGTGACGGCGAACGCTACATGGTGTTCGTCGGCCGTGGTGGTAGTGGCCGGGCTCTCATCAACCCAAATCGCTACCCAATCATCAAGACCGCTCATCTATCGTCGCCGATCAAGATGCTCGCCAATAACCGTAGTACCAGACCAGGCAACGCGTCAGGCATTGTTTCGCGTCCCGAGATCATGAATAGGCCTTCGACCACGATTTCCGCATCACAAAACGCTACTCGGACGTCTTCATCAGCCGTCGTCGAGAAATCCTCGCGGCGCCCGAAAGTGGCGTGCCCGAACTGTGGGCGCATTCACTGA
- a CDS encoding sulfatase family protein: MKSTVVLLFSLFAAAFFSVRPVQADRPNILYIMSDDHAAHAISAYGGRLASIAPTPNLDRLANEGALLTNVFCTNSICSPSRACVLTGQYNHINGSFDLSGRVDPGKQMLAIEMRRAGYQTAMIGKWHLKAEPADFDHYCVLPGQGRYHDPIFRVRGDKPWGKNTIEFKGKHVTDAITDLTLEWLQAGRDQNKPFFLMHHYKAPHDYFDNAPRYESYLADVDIPEPETLWNRDPKFGSLATRGADDELLPHVGTSIGNRNPRRSYLRDLPDLYPDEFPKNYDPADYSDEQNTRFAYNAYLKKFLRCVKGIDDNLGRILEYLESTGQLDNTLIVYTADQGFMLGEHDYQDKRWMYEESQRMPFLVRYPKSIEAGGRFDTIIENVDFAPTLLDFASAEIPNTVQGRSFRSLLETGDEPDAWKQAAYYRYWMHMAHHDNPAHLGLRTKTHKLIYFYGCNYDGGYQTPPGWELYDLVNDPHETKNLIDDPGNAELVLRLKQQLAEMRRQIGDDGSHHPKSEAIVQEFWDFDEEDREKAVQLSRRYLQQRLQELDKDQRSPRTWTGK; encoded by the coding sequence ATGAAATCCACCGTTGTTCTGCTTTTCAGTCTGTTCGCTGCGGCGTTCTTCAGCGTGCGTCCGGTCCAAGCTGACCGGCCAAACATCCTGTACATCATGTCGGACGATCACGCTGCCCATGCGATCTCTGCCTATGGCGGACGGTTAGCAAGTATCGCTCCTACGCCCAATCTGGATCGATTGGCAAATGAAGGCGCTCTGCTAACGAATGTGTTTTGCACGAACTCAATTTGTTCGCCTTCCCGTGCGTGCGTGCTAACCGGACAGTACAACCACATCAACGGTTCGTTTGACCTTTCAGGCCGAGTCGATCCTGGAAAACAGATGCTGGCCATCGAAATGAGACGTGCGGGATATCAAACGGCAATGATCGGCAAGTGGCACCTCAAAGCCGAACCGGCTGATTTTGATCACTATTGCGTGCTGCCGGGACAGGGGCGGTATCACGACCCCATCTTCCGTGTGCGTGGCGACAAACCTTGGGGCAAGAACACAATTGAATTCAAAGGTAAACATGTTACCGATGCGATCACTGATCTGACGCTGGAGTGGCTTCAAGCGGGACGAGATCAAAACAAGCCATTCTTTTTGATGCATCACTACAAGGCACCGCACGATTACTTTGACAACGCGCCTCGCTATGAATCTTACCTTGCCGACGTTGACATTCCAGAACCCGAAACACTGTGGAATCGTGACCCAAAGTTCGGTTCGCTGGCAACCCGTGGTGCCGATGATGAGCTGCTTCCTCATGTTGGTACCTCGATCGGGAACCGAAATCCGCGGCGTTCCTATCTACGCGACCTACCGGATCTCTATCCAGATGAGTTCCCAAAAAACTATGATCCGGCTGACTACAGCGACGAACAGAACACTCGATTCGCGTACAACGCCTACCTAAAGAAGTTCCTTCGCTGTGTCAAAGGAATCGACGATAACTTAGGACGGATCCTGGAGTACCTCGAATCCACGGGGCAACTTGACAACACCTTGATCGTCTACACCGCCGATCAAGGATTCATGCTCGGCGAGCACGACTATCAAGATAAACGCTGGATGTACGAAGAGTCACAACGGATGCCATTCTTGGTTCGCTATCCAAAGTCGATCGAAGCTGGCGGTCGGTTCGATACTATCATCGAAAATGTTGACTTCGCTCCCACCCTGCTCGACTTCGCTTCCGCCGAAATCCCTAATACGGTCCAAGGTCGTTCGTTTCGGTCGCTACTTGAAACCGGCGATGAACCAGACGCTTGGAAACAAGCTGCCTATTATCGCTATTGGATGCACATGGCTCACCATGACAATCCAGCACACCTCGGACTTCGTACCAAGACTCACAAACTGATCTACTTCTACGGTTGCAATTACGACGGTGGCTACCAGACACCGCCGGGTTGGGAGCTCTATGACCTCGTCAACGACCCTCACGAGACCAAAAACCTGATTGATGACCCAGGGAATGCTGAATTAGTTTTGCGGCTCAAACAGCAGCTCGCCGAGATGCGACGACAAATCGGTGACGACGGCAGTCATCACCCCAAGAGTGAAGCGATCGTCCAAGAATTCTGGGACTTCGATGAAGAAGACCGAGAAAAAGCCGTACAACTTTCGCGTCGTTATCTCCAACAGCGTCTCCAAGAACTCGACAAAGATCAGCGATCGCCGCGAACTTGGACCGGCAAGTAA
- a CDS encoding DUF1501 domain-containing protein yields the protein MATIPRRDFLYGLGSSLGALALTDLQAAEQRSTATGPLAPKPPMHKPKAKAVIMLFMEGGPSQADTFDPKPKLNELHRTESTRTAGLANGKRFYVGSPFKSRKVGNAGIEMSDPWQFMADPEVADELCVYRGCQAESLNHPEALLHMNTGSRLGGDPGLGAWTTYGLGTENQNLPGYVVMTELALPQAGPANWTNGFLPAYYQGTRLRSTGSPILDLNPPAFKTRDHQRKALDQLAKLNAHHSAAHPQHDELAARMESYELAFRMQMSVPDIIDLSKEPEHLHKSYGLDRKETAAFGKQCMMARKLVEEGVRFVQIFSGGWDSHDYLERGHSSRINSVDQPIAALIKDLKQRGMLEDTLVVWTGEFGRTPDNNYRGGVTALGRGHNVDAMNMWFAGGGVKKGSIIGATDEIAAEAVEVVHPIRDVHVTMMHLLGLDDNKLTYYHAGRYKQLSQFGGEVIHELIG from the coding sequence ATGGCCACGATCCCACGCCGCGACTTTCTCTACGGGCTTGGCTCTTCACTCGGAGCACTCGCGCTGACCGATTTGCAAGCGGCCGAGCAACGCTCGACCGCCACGGGCCCATTGGCACCGAAGCCTCCAATGCACAAGCCCAAGGCGAAGGCGGTCATCATGCTGTTCATGGAAGGCGGCCCGTCGCAAGCAGATACGTTTGATCCGAAACCAAAACTCAACGAATTGCACCGGACCGAGTCGACTCGGACGGCAGGCTTGGCTAACGGCAAACGTTTCTACGTCGGTAGCCCGTTTAAGTCTCGTAAGGTAGGAAATGCGGGGATCGAGATGTCCGATCCGTGGCAGTTCATGGCGGATCCCGAAGTCGCAGACGAGCTTTGTGTTTACCGTGGTTGCCAAGCAGAATCGCTGAATCACCCCGAAGCCTTGCTTCACATGAACACCGGAAGCCGCCTTGGAGGAGATCCCGGACTCGGTGCCTGGACGACATACGGCTTGGGAACGGAGAATCAGAATCTGCCGGGTTACGTCGTGATGACCGAACTCGCACTGCCACAGGCTGGTCCGGCGAACTGGACGAACGGATTCTTGCCGGCGTACTATCAAGGCACACGTTTGCGAAGTACGGGCTCGCCGATTCTTGACTTGAATCCTCCCGCTTTTAAAACCCGCGATCATCAGCGCAAGGCGCTCGATCAACTTGCCAAACTGAATGCCCATCATTCCGCAGCCCACCCGCAGCACGACGAATTGGCGGCGCGGATGGAAAGCTACGAACTTGCGTTTCGTATGCAAATGTCGGTTCCCGACATCATCGATTTGTCAAAGGAACCGGAGCACCTTCACAAGTCGTACGGACTCGATCGCAAAGAGACGGCGGCGTTTGGAAAGCAGTGCATGATGGCGCGAAAGCTGGTCGAAGAAGGCGTTCGCTTTGTCCAGATCTTCTCTGGCGGTTGGGACAGTCATGACTACCTGGAACGTGGTCACTCATCGCGAATCAACAGCGTCGATCAACCGATCGCGGCATTGATCAAAGATCTTAAGCAACGCGGTATGTTGGAAGACACACTCGTTGTTTGGACTGGTGAGTTTGGTCGAACGCCAGACAATAACTATCGCGGTGGAGTGACCGCACTCGGCCGGGGCCACAACGTCGACGCGATGAACATGTGGTTTGCAGGCGGTGGCGTCAAGAAAGGCTCGATTATCGGCGCGACCGACGAGATCGCTGCCGAAGCGGTCGAAGTGGTTCACCCGATTCGCGACGTCCACGTCACTATGATGCACCTGCTCGGCCTCGACGATAATAAGCTGACGTACTACCACGCCGGCCGCTACAAACAACTTAGCCAGTTCGGTGGCGAAGTCATCCACGAACTGATCGGATAG
- a CDS encoding alpha/beta hydrolase fold domain-containing protein gives MPAFRSCRHLIGWLTLGLSGCVAVPVLAQQQIRRPSFDQVLKREDKNSDGKISQQEFKGPARLFERLDRDNDGAVTRDEFLALRQNGQSPDRAGRSNGRQGNNARGPQDVTVHRDVVYGTGGGRDLKLHIVVPKKESDQPRPVYVWIHGGGWQGGTKEGGVGKVVPLVREGFVGATIEYRLTGEAPFPAQIEDCKCAIRFLRAHAEKYNLDPKRIAVGGSSAGGHLVALLGTSGGNKDLEGDGGWLDQSSEVQAVVNFFGPTDFKRFVTTEGYERHNLDGSPESKLLGGGEVLANPAGIKRVNPITYIDDEDPPFLIIHGTKDKTVPANQSEALAEALSNAKVPHRLHLIAGAGHGGPEFGKPEINAMVKQFLLSNLKPNETESDSQ, from the coding sequence ATGCCAGCTTTCCGTTCCTGCCGCCATTTGATTGGCTGGTTAACTCTTGGGCTTAGCGGTTGTGTCGCTGTCCCGGTGCTCGCCCAACAACAAATCCGACGGCCGTCGTTCGACCAAGTGCTCAAACGCGAGGACAAAAATTCTGATGGCAAGATCAGCCAGCAGGAGTTCAAAGGCCCCGCGCGACTATTCGAACGCCTCGACCGCGACAATGACGGTGCGGTAACCCGCGACGAATTCCTCGCGCTGCGTCAAAACGGCCAAAGTCCTGACAGAGCGGGCCGAAGTAATGGCCGCCAAGGCAATAACGCGCGAGGCCCCCAAGACGTTACCGTCCACCGCGATGTCGTCTACGGAACCGGTGGCGGACGCGATCTAAAGTTGCATATCGTCGTCCCCAAAAAAGAGAGTGACCAGCCAAGACCCGTCTACGTCTGGATTCACGGCGGCGGCTGGCAGGGCGGTACCAAAGAAGGGGGCGTTGGCAAGGTCGTTCCATTAGTCCGGGAAGGTTTCGTTGGAGCGACGATCGAATATCGACTCACTGGCGAAGCGCCCTTCCCTGCCCAGATCGAAGATTGCAAGTGCGCGATTCGGTTCCTGCGAGCTCACGCAGAAAAGTACAACCTCGATCCCAAGCGAATTGCGGTCGGCGGCAGTTCTGCAGGAGGTCACCTCGTCGCCCTTCTAGGCACCTCCGGCGGCAACAAAGATCTCGAAGGCGACGGCGGTTGGCTCGACCAGTCAAGCGAGGTCCAGGCGGTCGTCAACTTTTTCGGCCCTACTGATTTCAAACGATTTGTTACCACCGAAGGCTACGAACGTCACAATCTCGACGGGTCACCCGAATCTAAACTTCTCGGTGGAGGCGAAGTCCTCGCGAATCCTGCGGGCATCAAACGCGTCAATCCGATCACTTACATTGATGACGAGGATCCTCCGTTCTTGATCATCCACGGCACCAAGGACAAAACGGTTCCCGCCAATCAAAGCGAAGCTCTCGCAGAGGCGTTAAGCAACGCCAAAGTTCCGCATCGATTGCATCTGATCGCTGGCGCAGGTCACGGCGGCCCTGAATTTGGCAAACCTGAGATCAATGCGATGGTCAAACAATTTCTTCTTTCAAATCTCAAGCCGAACGAAACCGAGTCCGATTCACAATGA